The Nitrospirota bacterium genome includes a window with the following:
- a CDS encoding PqqD family protein — protein MSIELNRQIVRSENLMSARVDNEIVILNMPKNNYIGLNEIALRIWDLLEVPSSVDELCNRLGREFEAATEQIESDLLSFLEELKQEGLIRFVD, from the coding sequence ATGTCTATTGAATTAAACCGTCAAATTGTACGCTCTGAAAACCTGATGTCTGCCCGTGTGGATAATGAAATCGTTATCCTGAACATGCCCAAAAACAACTATATAGGTCTTAACGAGATTGCCCTTCGCATATGGGATTTATTGGAAGTGCCCAGCAGCGTAGACGAGCTCTGCAATAGGTTGGGCCGGGAGTTCGAGGCAGCAACTGAGCAGATCGAGTCCGATTTGCTTTCTTTCCTGGAAGAATTGAAACAAGAGGGGTTGATCAGGTTTGTTGATTAG
- a CDS encoding lasso peptide biosynthesis B2 protein yields the protein MLIRGLLKFMRLPFAVKLLLQEAALFMALARSAILLIPFRRIAPLLGNERLESPRTITQLQDLKAKQIGWAVVTMSNKTFWQSTCLVQAIAVQLMLNRRGIPGTLYLGTLKDKENKLHAHAWIRCGENILTGAGGHQRFSVLSSFARPQEPQSSSPQGLVNR from the coding sequence TTGTTGATTAGAGGCCTACTCAAGTTTATGCGGCTGCCGTTTGCTGTAAAACTCCTGCTGCAGGAGGCAGCCTTGTTTATGGCGCTTGCGCGGTCTGCAATCCTGCTGATTCCATTTCGCAGAATTGCGCCCCTGCTGGGTAATGAACGACTTGAATCTCCCCGGACGATTACACAATTGCAGGACTTAAAGGCAAAGCAGATCGGATGGGCAGTCGTTACAATGAGTAACAAAACCTTCTGGCAATCAACCTGCCTTGTACAGGCTATCGCTGTACAACTTATGCTTAACCGGCGAGGGATTCCCGGAACTCTTTACCTTGGCACTTTAAAAGACAAAGAAAATAAACTGCACGCCCACGCATGGATACGCTGCGGCGAGAACATCTTAACAGGAGCAGGTGGGCATCAACGGTTCTCAGTACTCTCCTCTTTTGCCCGGCCCCAAGAGCCTCAATCATCTTCACCTCAGGGGTTAGTTAATAGATGA
- a CDS encoding UPF0175 family protein, whose translation MEDYSGLGKAAEIAGVSISEMMNILADYGVKSNLDDEDYRTGLKNLEVIY comes from the coding sequence ATGGAAGATTATTCAGGTTTAGGAAAAGCTGCTGAGATAGCAGGGGTCTCAATTAGTGAAATGATGAACATTCTGGCAGACTATGGTGTCAAGAGTAATCTGGATGATGAAGATTATCGAACTGGGTTGAAAAACTTAGAGGTCATCTATTAA